AACCTGCTGCTGAAGGATGCCAAGGGCGTTCTGTGGCTGGTCGTGCTGCCGCACGACCGGTCGGTGAACATGAAGGAACTGGCCCCGGTCATCGGTTCGGCCAAGCTGTCCTTCGCCTCGCCGGTCACGCTGGAGCAGGTGCTGTCCATCGAGCCGGGCGGGGTGAGCCCGCTGGCCCTGGTGGCGGACAAGGAGCGCCGCGTCCGTCTGGTGCTGGAGCGCCGCGTTCTCGCCGGCGAGGTCGTCAATTTCCACCCGATGACGAACCGCGCGACGCTGTCGATGCATCCCGATGAACTGTCGGCGTTCCTGCGCCGGCTCGGGTACGAGCCGACAATCGT
The sequence above is drawn from the Azospirillum lipoferum 4B genome and encodes:
- a CDS encoding YbaK/EbsC family protein, with amino-acid sequence MLDDNDTMQMHWREAGIPEELCRELALASTPMRLHAHPPVRTVADAEEHWRSVPGVHTKNLLLKDAKGVLWLVVLPHDRSVNMKELAPVIGSAKLSFASPVTLEQVLSIEPGGVSPLALVADKERRVRLVLERRVLAGEVVNFHPMTNRATLSMHPDELSAFLRRLGYEPTIVDLA